From Penicillium psychrofluorescens genome assembly, chromosome: 1, one genomic window encodes:
- a CDS encoding uncharacterized protein (ID:PFLUO_000830-T1.cds;~source:funannotate) has protein sequence MAAIITGPKRPWLTLPFLLPSWTDSLVLGSRRHQSSYRRTKQRLRVKPDASFGSSAERQDHIIYNPPSSAPNVYHTPTKFLPPDDVRRAMRPEEPVKQDVESLPGVFKKVYEKKYHLNPSDIEEIRKLRLEDPMKWSRHKLAKRFDCSPMFVAMVCEASQQKKEIQKQVLEAVQSRWGAKRRMAREDRQLRREAWGRDM, from the coding sequence AtggcggccatcatcacGGGGCCGAAACGGCCATGGCTCACCCTGCcattcctcctcccatcATGGACAGACTCCTTAGTCCTGGGGTCGCGGCGCCATCAGTCTTCATATCGACGGACCAAGCAACGCCTACGCGTCAAACCCGACGCCTCCTTTGGCTCGTCCGCCGAGCGCCAGGACCACATCATCTACAACCCTCCCTCCAGTGCCCCCAATGTCTATCACACGCCGACCAAGTTTCTGCCCCCGGATGACGTCCGGCGAGCGATGCGGCCCGAGGAGCCCGTGAAGCAAGATGTCGAAAGCCTTCCGGGCGTGTTCAAGAAAGTGTACGAGAAGAAATACCACCTAAACCCGTCGGATATCGAGGAGATCCGCAAACTCCGGCTCGAGGACCCGATGAAATGGAGCCGCCACAAGCTGGCCAAGCGGTTTGACTGCTCGCCCATGTTTGTTGCCATGGTCTGCGAAGCCagccagcagaagaaggagatccagaagcagGTCTTGGAGGCCGTGCAATCCCGCTGGGGGGCGAAGCGACGGATGGCCAGGGAGGACCGGCAGCTGCGCCGGGAGGCCTGGGGACGGGACATGTAG
- a CDS encoding uncharacterized protein (ID:PFLUO_000829-T1.cds;~source:funannotate): MAESQSSVQRSLVDGQPRPLRTFPQLDKLAESDRNESLIAPDGTRIRAPKPGYPPGIQMKDTHKDCTEGTFGGASNSGTTSPTSPVSPIEGMRPANPFDLRHPPRQPPSPGCTSQLPPRMHSPASQIFERSVQEDMVPAQASSSIPAHIRTENYIPPVLEASSAAITDGHLDPDSVEIVTHSLHQSAVAGVIGASPMEQSLSSSVIDDHMVGTNHSDADEVSSAHGALDSTDVRRLSFISFADVVNAEHAETGDTWASRDPSQHASAPGGPANRSPSPLRSPASSHAMGTSPPTSIATSFKGTEMSPPPGARGAGSPFPPAQSPVSSSFGGELNIETMRQALRRTGSGELGGVASQTASAVGNDEVIDRSF; this comes from the coding sequence ATGGCCGAATCCCAAAGCAGCGTGCAGCGCTCGTTGGTGGATGGTCAGCCGCGACCTCTCCGAACATTTCCTCAGCTAGATAAGCTGGCTGAGTCCGACCGGAATGAATCCCTGATCGCTCCGGATGGAACTCGGATTCGAGCTCCCAAGCCAGGATATCCACCCGGGATCCAAATGAAAGATACCCACAAGGACTGCACCGAGGGAACATTCGGTGGTGCCTCGAACAGCGGCACGACATCTCCAACCTCACCCGTGAGCCCAATCGAAGGAATGCGCCCAGCCAATCCCTTTGATCTGAGACATCCCCCAAGACAACCGCCGTCTCCCGGATGCACATCTCAATTACCGCCTCGCATGCACTCGCCCGCCTCCCAGATCTTTGAGCGAAGCGTCCAGGAAGATATGGTCCCGGCGCAagcatcctcttcgatccCTGCACATATTCGAACAGAAAACTATATTCCCCCGGTTCTCGAGGCATCGTCGGCTGCGATTACAGACGGCCACCTGGATCCTGATTCTGTCGAGATTGTCACACATAGTCTACACCAGTCTGCTGTCGCAGGGGTTATAGGCGCGTCTCCGATGGAGCAATCGCTATCATCCTCGGTAATCGATGACCACATGGTGGGAACAAACCActccgatgccgacgaagtTTCATCTGCCCACGGAGCCCTAGACTCGACGGATGTACGACGCTTGAGCTTTATCTCCTTTGCCGATGTAGTCAATGCCGAACACGCCGAAACGGGCGACACATGGGCCAGTCGAGACCCCTCCCAACATGCATCAGCCCCTGGCGGACCTGCAAACCGGTCCCCATCACCATTGCGCTCACCGGCCTCATCACATGCGATGGGAACCTCGCCGCCCACGAGCATTGCGACCTCCTTCAAAGGAACGGAAATGTCCCCTCCACCCGGAGCTCGGGGTGCAGGAAGCCCATTCCCGCCGGCCCAGAGCCCGGTCTCCTCGAGTTTTGGCGGAGAACTCAATATTGAAACAATGCGGCAGGCATTGAGAAGAACGGGGAGTGGTGAATTAGGGGGAGTGGCTAGCCAGACAGCCAGTGCCGTGGGAAATGATGAGGTGATTGATCGTTCGTTTTAG
- a CDS encoding uncharacterized protein (ID:PFLUO_000832-T1.cds;~source:funannotate) produces the protein MPSFKRVQESSDSEDSSALSGASPVLNGSASPHSRKRPRTSESPTTSEGEDVDLRAPRFLSVADDALTEDEEELELRQTQLIQEKYSHLVDEANVPAEHGILERVECYNFMCHDHFHVELGPLINFIVGKNGSGKSAILTAITLCLGGKASATNRGQSLKNFIKEGKENATIIVRIKNQGDGAYMPDDYGKSIIVERHFSKSGASGFKIKAENGRIVSTKKAELDAITDYFSLQIDNPMNVLSQDMARQFLSTSSPAEKYKFFVKGVQLEQLDQDYRLIEESVDQIEEKLRNKAQDIKILGNRRDAAKKKLEISDQHDSLRERLRLIRGQAAWAQVEEQERIRDSMSEELSKADILIASAEAELGRFDDAFQAVEQESETADEHAWRAAHALEEGQGEKTKIKERLDEQMNTRHDLQAEQRQIREYVKRADTQVQDAQQKIDDENQRLADASGGSYARKQEECEQAASDAASARHEYDEHRNGVDQIREDLQTAEKEAELAKRPLERKGNDIEQAETRLRALSREDGRTQSGFHERLPMLLRAINQQERSFAARPVGPIGHHVTLLKPKWSSILEHSFGGTLGSFIVTSKQDMNLLSSIMQRVNCQCPILIGRGGHLDTSAHEPDPEYDTALRVLQIDNELVRRQLVINHGIEQMLLIESLDEATSVLFDGQRPKNVKRCFCIDAKDRRRGMHLSFTRAGEPTQSPVPMYRGNPRMKSDLASQISVQNEVVQDLKREANELEQQLRSARARVEACKQAQRMEDHAEALKDALDKENVEDGHIDALHAALKEAEHEKRINEGSYQDSVAAMSAMMQTLKEIRREMQTKDGELSELQEKSRIADSEKGRVADKRRKILGDKNAAIERINSDKRDRARIHEKREQLAARVVDYNEKACMVCARVPVDESETPASLDLKLETLNRDLQRYTQQLGASRDEIAAEAGRTESAYLRAKKQVEELTALAQMFKDTLENRKKRWEIFRSHISSRAKAQFTYLLSERSFRGRLLADHTGKLLDLQVEPDITKDDATGRGAKTLSGGEKSFSQVCLLLALWEAMGSPIRCLDEFDVYMDHINRRMAIDMLMIAARRSIGRQFILITPGTKTDITIAPDVRVKELAEPERGQTALSFR, from the exons ATGCCATCCTTCAAACGCGTGCAGGAGTCTTCGGACTCCGAGGACTCCTCTGCCCTATCCGGCGCGAGCCCCGTCCTGAATGGCTCTGCCTCCCCTCACTCG AGGAAACGGCCTCGTACATCGGAGTCGCCCACTACGTCCGAAGGAGAGGATGTCGATTTACGCGCGCCCAGATTCTTGTCCGTCGCCGACGATGCGCTTAcggaagacgaggaagagttgGAATTGCGTCAAACACAACTCATTCAGGAGAAGTACTCCCACCTTGTCGACGAAGCCAATGTCCCCGCCGAGCATGGAATCCTCGAGCGCGTGGAGTGCTACAACTTCATGTGTCACGATCACTTTCACGTGGAGCTCGGTCCCCTGATCAACTTCATTGTGGGTAAAAATGGCAGTGGCAAGAGTGCTATTCTGACCGCGATCACCCTCTGCCTCGGAGGAAAGGCTTCGGCAACCAACCGTGGGCAGAGCCTCAAGAATTTCatcaaggagggcaagga AAACGCAACCATCATTGTTCGAATCAAAAATCAAGGTGACGGTGCCTACATGCCAGACGACTATGGAAAATCCATTATCGTCGAACGCCATTTTTCCAAGAGCGGTGCCAGCGGGTTCAAAATTAAGGCTGAAAATGGTCGTATAGTTTCGACCAAGAAAGCCGAGTTGGATGCCATCACCGATTACTTTTCCCTGCAGATCGACAACCCGATGAACGTGCTCTCCCAAGACATGGCCCGTCAATTTCTCAGCACATCCAGCCCGGCTGAGAAGTACAAATTTTTTGTCAAGGGCGTTCAACTGGAACAGCTGGATCAGGATTACCGACTGATCGAAGAGTCAGTTGACCAAATTGAAGAAAAACTCCGGAACAAGGCACAGGATATCAAGATCTTGGGAAACCGAAGGGATGCGGCGAAGAAAAAATTGGAAATCTCCGATCAGCATGACTCGTTGAGAGAGCGCCTTCGGCTCATCCGGGGTCAAGCGGCCTGGGCCCAGGTAGAGGAACAAGAAAGA ATACGAGACTCGATGAGCGAGGAGCTTTCCAAAGCGGATATCCTGATAGCATCTGCGGAGGCTGAACTCGGTCGATTCGACGACGCGTTTCAAGCTGTTGAACAGGAATCTGAAACAGCGGATGAACATGCTTGGCGAGCTGCACAcgcgctggaggaaggaCAAGGGGAAAAGACCAAAATCAAGGAGAGATTAGATGAGCAGATGAATAcccgccatgacctccaG GCCGAGCAACGTCAAATCAGGGAATATGTCAAGCGAGCAGACACCCAAGTCCAGGATGCACAACAAAAGATTGACGACGAGAATCAACGTCTTGCTGATGCGAGCGGTGGGAGCTACGCTCGGAAGCAAGAGGAGTGTGAACAAGCAGCATCCGACGCTGCATCTGCCCGGCATGAGTATGATGAGCATCGCAATGGTGTGGACCAGATACGCGAAGATCTTCAAACTGCTGAGAAGGAGGCAGAATTGGCAAAGAGACCTCTTGAACGGAAAGGGAACGATATTGAGCAGGCAGAGACCCGGCTCAGAGCCCTCTCGAGAGAGGATGGACGAACTCAGTCTGGTTTCCATGAAAGGCTACCTATGCTTCTGAGAGCCATTAATCAGCAAGAGCGATCGTTCGCCGCACGTCCAGTCGGCCCAATCGGTCATCACGTTACGTTGCTTAAACCGAAGTGGTCATCGATCTTGGAACATTCTTTTGGTGGTACACTCGGCAGTTTCATCGTGACTTCGAAGCAAGACATGAATCTTCTTTCCAGCATCATGCAACGGGTGAACTG TCAATGTCCAATTCTCATTGGGCGGGGCGGTCACCTCGATACATCTGCCCACGAACCGGACCCTGAATATGACACTGCCTTGCGGGTTCTCCAA ATTGACAACGAATTAGTACGCCGACAGTTGGTTATCAACCACGGAATAGAACAAATGCTGTTGATTGAGAGCTTGGATGAGGCGACCTCTGTGCTCTTCGATGGCCAGCGCCCAAAGAACGTGAAACGATGCTTTTGCATCGACGCAAAagatcgccgccgaggaaTGCATCTCTCGTTCACTCGAGCCGGTGAACCAACTCAGTCTCCCGTACCCATGTACCGTGGCAATCCCCGGATGAAATCGGATCTCGCCTCCCAAATCAG TGTGCAGAATGAGGTGGTTCAAGACCTCAAGCGTGAAGCGAACGAGCTGGAACAACAACTGCGATCAGCTCGTGCCCGAGTCGAGGCTTGTAAGCAGGCGCAG AGGATGGAAGACCATGCAGAAGCCCTCAAAGATGCCCTAGACAAAGAAAATGTCGAAGATGGGCATATTGATGCCCTTCACGCAGCGCTGAAGGAAGCTGAACACGAGAAGCGGATTAATGAGGGGTCCTACCAGGATAGCGTTGCGGCCATGAGCGCCATGATGCAGACCTTGAAGGAGATTCGGCGAGAGATGCAGACCAAGGATGGCGAACTCTCCGAGCTGCAAGAAAAATCTCGAATCGCTGACAGTGAGAAGGGGCGCGTGGCTGACAAGCGCCGTAAGATTCTCGGCGACAAAAATGCAGCCATCGAACGCATCAATAGCGATAAGCGTGACAGAGCGCGGATCCATGAAAAGCGGGAACAGCTCGCTGCACGGGTTGTCGATTACAATGAAAAGGCCTGCATGGTCTGCGCTCGCGTTCCTGTCGATGAAAGTGAAACCCCAGCGAGCTTGGACTTGAAACTGGAAACATTGAATCGGGATCTCCAGCGTTACACTCAACA GCTCGGAGCATCGCGGGATGAGATCGCTGCGGAAGCTGGCAGAACAGAATCTGCTTATCTGCGGGCTAAGAAACAGGTCGAGGAGTTGACAGCACTGGCTCAG ATGTTCAAAGACACCCTTGAGAATCGGAAGAAGCGGTGGGAGATCTTCCGGTCTCACATCTCTTCTCGGGCCAAAGCTCAGTTCACATATCTTCTGAGTGAGCGAAGCTTCCGTGGTCGGCTTCTGGCAGATCATACCGGCAAACTCTTGGATTTGCAAGTGGAACCCGATATCACCAAGGATGATGCCACGGGCCGTGGCGCTAAAACCCTGTCTGGGGGTGAAAAGTCGTTTTCTCAAGTGTGTCTTCTGCTGGCCCTTTGGGAGGCCATGGGATCACCCATTCGCTGCCTCGATGAGTT CGATGTGTATATGGACCATATCAACAGAAGGATGGCCATTGACATGCTTATGATTGCGGCCCGACGGTCAATCGGACGACAGTTCATTCTCATCACCCCTGGAACGAAGACCGACATCACCATCGCTCCGGATGTCCGAGTGAAGGAGTTGGCAGAACCCGAGCGCGGCCAAACCGCGCTATCATTCCGGTGA
- a CDS encoding uncharacterized protein (ID:PFLUO_000828-T1.cds;~source:funannotate): MLQALGGPVPPNTDHAVSVSLPTWRSNVGYEEQEDWVMSKMQLGYPRFFVHPSIQRLAQEVIRRHGDPNTEAATLFASQKTARICHSFIVSRCAADAAPKVRTVNFIPSPHAEATSITSTLSSVIYPKEYAPIAKQVWQHSGNGISSRRGEFCLGALEDGFLVEDKGFSTAELIAQRPCKGPRRYQGRGSLNGITRGSAHAAGSGDSPAASNGVQDGREYGQFIEERFGRNLSPSLTNQAKQAVRRRIAGVLTADVDLPAALEEKSSEGRVAGISEDDVFLYPSGMSSIFNAHQIIMAARGEKKSICFGFPYIDTLKILQKWGPGCLFYGNGSSEDLDDLENRLKNGERFLALFTEAPGNPLLKTPDLVRIRSLADQYDFAVVVDETVGNFLNINVLRYADIVVSSLTKIFSGGSNVMGGSAVLNPSGQYYQSLKETFAREYEDIYWAEDALFLERNSRDFVSRIDKINATSEDITAMLKASPLVKEVYYPKYSPTRPFYDSFRNPNGGYGGLFSVTFYSTAEAIAFYDTLEVLKGPSLGTNFTLSSPYTLLAHYGELDWAKSFGVESDLVRISVGLEDVADLRSRVQRALDAVEAARK, encoded by the exons ATGTTGCAAGCGCTAGGAGGCCCTGTGCCTCCCAACACCGACCAC GCTGTCAGTGTGTCGCTTCCGACATGGAGATCCAATGTCGGCTATGAGGAACAAGAGGACTGGGTTATGAGCAAGATGCAACTAGGTTATCCTCGGTTTTTCGTGCATCCCAGTATCCAAAGACTCGCCCAGGAGGTCATCCGTCGCCACGGAGACCCCAATACCGAAGCAGCTACTTTATTTGCGTCCCAGAAAACGGCGCGCATCTGCCACTCGTTCATTGTATCCCGCTGTGCCGCCGACGCGGCGCCCAAAGTCCGAACCGTGAACTTCATTCCGTCCCCGCATGCCGAAGCGACTTCAATCACGTCGACCTTGTCGAGTGTTATCTACCCAAAGGAATACGCGCCGATTGCCAAACAGGTGTGGCAGCATTCTGGAAACGGCATATCCAGTCGGCGCGGCGAGTTCTGTCTTGGTGCCCTGGAGGATGGGTTCTTGGTGGAAGACAAGGGCTTCTCGACTGCGGAGTTGATTGCGCAGCGACCCTGTAAAGGACCCCGGAGATACCAGGGGAGAGGATCTCTGAATGGCATCACACGGGGCTCCGCACACGCTGCGGGATCTGGAGATTCGCCCGCGGCAAGTAATGGGGTTCAAGATGGACGAGAATATGGCCAGTTCATTGAAGAGCGGTTCGGTCGCAATCTGAGCCCTTCGCTGACCAATCAGGCGAAGCAAGCCGTTCGGAGACGCATTGCAGGCGTGCTAACGGCCGACGTTGACCTGCCCGCGGCCCTCGAAGAGAAATCGTCCGAAGGCCGAGTGGCCGGCATTTCGGAGGACGATGTCTTCCTATATCCCTCCGGCATGAGCTCTATCTTCAACGCCCATCAGATCATCATGGCTGCtcgaggagagaagaagagcatctGTTTCGGATTTCCATACATTGATACGCTGAAGATCCTCCAGAAATGGGGACCAGGATGCTTGTTCTACGGCAACGGATCATctgaagatcttgatgacTTGGAAAATCGTCTGAAAAATGGCGAGCGGTTCCTAGCACTCTTCACAGAGGCGCCCGGAAACCCACTGCTGAAGACCCCGGATCTGGTCCGGATACGCTCGTTGGCGGATCAGTACGATTTCGCCGTCGTGGTCGATGAAACCGTTGGCAATTTCTTGAACATCAACGTGCTTCGGTATGCAGATATTGTGGTCAGCAGTTTGACCAAGATCTTCAGTGGAGGCAGCAATGTCATGGGAGGAAGTGCCGTTCTCAACCCATCCGGGCAATACTATCAAAGTCTGAAAGAAACATTTGCCCGCGAGTATGAAGATATCTATTGGGCGGAGGATGCTCTTTTCTTGGAGCGAAACAGCCGAGACTTTGTGTCCCGAATTGACAAGATCAACGCCACCTCCGAAGATATCACGGCCATGCTGAAAGCATCTCCTCTGG TGAAAGAAGTGTACTACCCTAAGTACAGCCCTACGAGGCCCTTTTATGATAGCTTCCGCAATCCCAACGGCGGTTATGGAGGCCTCTTCTCTGTCACTTTTTACTCGACTGCTGAAGCTATCGCTTTTTACGATACTCTGGAAGTCCTGAAAGGCCCCAGCCTGGGAACAAATTTTACTTTGAG TTCCCCGTACACTCTCTTGGCCCATTATGGCGAACTTGACTGG GCGAAATCCTTTGGAGTAGAGTCGGATCTGGTCAGAATTAGCGTTGGGTTGGAGGACGTGGCCGATCTACGCTCCAGAGTACAACGTGCCCTGGACGCCGTAGAAGCTGCCAGGAAATGA
- a CDS encoding uncharacterized protein (ID:PFLUO_000831-T1.cds;~source:funannotate) gives MAPQLEPFFKQVDESSVSFIDRLRKAVAIPSVSAQDENRKDVFRMAQFLASELEALGAEVQQRPLGKQPGKEHLDLPPVVIARYGNDKNKRTILVYGHYDVQPALKEDGWATEPFELTIDDKDRMYGRGSTDDKGPVLGWLNVIEAHRKAGVELPVNLLCCFEGMEEYGSEGLDEFIQAEAKSFFKDADAVCISDNYWLGTEKPCLTYGLRGCNYYSVSVSGPAQDLHSGVFGGSAHEPMTDLMNVLSKLVDAQGNILIPGIMDLVAPLTEEEKKLYPNISYTMDNLHESLGSETGIHPTKERTLMARWRYPSLSIHGVEGAYSAPGAKTVIPAKVIGKFSIRTVPNMESPDVNKLVFDHIKAEFAKLNSKNKLDVWLQHDGKWWVASPKHWNFTAASKAVEQVFGVEPDLTREGGSIPVTLTFEQATGKNVLLLPMGSSTDAAHSINEKLDRRNYIEGTKLLGAYLHYVAEEPLA, from the exons ATGGCGCCACAGCTGGAACCCTTCTTCAAGCA AGTCGATGAGTCGTCTGTCTCCTTCATCGATC GTCTGCGAAAGGCGGTTGCGATTCCTTCCGTCTCCGCGCAAGATGAGAACCGAAAGGATGTGTTCCGG ATGGCTCAATTCCTCGCTTCTGAGCTAGAGGCTCTGGGCGCTGAGGTGCAGCAGAGACCCTTGGGCAAGCAGCCCGGCAAGGAGCACCTCGACCTGCCACCGGTGGTCATCGCCCGCTATGGCAATGACAAGAACAAGCGCACCATCCTGGTCTACGGCCACTATGATGTGCAGCCCGCCCTGAAGGAAGATGGCTGGGCCACCGAGCCCTTTGAGCTGACCATCGATGACAAGGATCGGATGTATGGTCGCGGGAGCACGGATGACAAGGGCCCCGTTCTTGGCTGGCTCAACGTGATTGAGGCCCACCGCAAGGCTGGTGTTGAGCTGCCTGTCAACCTGCTGTGCTGCTTCGAAGGCATGGAGGAGTATGGCTCggagggtctggatgagTTTATCCAAGCCGAGGCCAAAAGCTTCTtcaaggatgccgatgctgTTTGCATTTCAGATAACTACTGGCTGGGCACTGAGAAACCTTGCCTGACCTATGGCCTGCGCGGCTGCAACTACTACTCCGTGAGCGTCTCCGGTCCTGCTCAGGATCTCCACAGCGGTGTCTTTGGTGGTTCTGCCCACGAGCCCATGACCGATTTGATGAATGTGTTGTCGAAGCTGGTTGACGCTCAGGGTAACATTCTCATTCCGGGCATCATGGACCTGGTGGCCCCTCTgacggaagaggagaaaaagtTGTACCCCAACATCAGCTACACCATGGACAACCTGCACGAATCTCTGGGTAGTGAAACGGGCATCCACCCCACCAAGGAGCGCACCCTCATGGCCCGGTGGCGTTATCCCTCCCTGTCCATCCACGGCGTGGAGGGCGCCTACTCCGCCCCTGGAGCGAAGACGGTCATCCCGGCCAAGGTGATTGGCAAGTTCTCGATCCGCACCGTGCCTAACATGGAAAGCCCCGATGTGAACAAGCTCGTCTTCGACCACATCAAGGCCGAGTTTGCCAAGCTGAACAGCAAAAACAAGCTGGATGTGTGGCTGCAGCACGATGGCAAGTGGTGGGTTGCCAGCCCCAAGCACTGGAACttcaccgccgccagcaaggCCGTAGAGCAGGTCTTTGGTGTCGAGCCTGATCTGACTCGCGAGGGTGGAAG TATCCCAGTCACCTTGACCTTTGAGCAAGCCACCGGCAAGAACGTTCTGCTTCTCCCCATGGGCAGCTCGACTGATGCCGCGCACTCGATCAACGAGAAGCTCGACCGGAGGAACTACATTGAAGGCACCAAGCTGCTGGGAGCCTATCTGCACTACGTAGCGGAAGAGCCCCTGGCATAG